From Streptomyces fungicidicus, one genomic window encodes:
- a CDS encoding prenyltransferase/squalene oxidase repeat-containing protein, whose amino-acid sequence MNIRRSAAVLAAVAVFGAATPAAADTSPSPSPSLPSALFGDGDPQYDGVWRQSLALLAQHTVGAEPSKAAVDWLTGQQCADGSFAPYRADTGKPCDEKSMVDTNQTAAAVQALAALGGHDDVTGKAVDWLKKAQNADGGWGYTAGGASDTNSTSVVIGALAAAGEKPAEVKKDGKSPYDALLKLALPCDGDDAGAFAFQPGKKGELVANADATAAGVTGSLGKGLVTGAGSSGDTAAGCEKAGGPEQAAANGAAYLTDALAEKGHLTSALAGAEDQPDYGNTADAVVALAAQGATDQAAKSLAWLQKNAADWASQSGPAAYAQLIFAAHATGADPRDFGGTDLVKQLGATGPAAAEKSGRAAQDEKKKDEESDSGLGVWWFVGVCLVAGIGIGFLISGRAKRQQP is encoded by the coding sequence ATGAACATCCGCCGCAGCGCAGCGGTCCTGGCCGCCGTCGCCGTGTTCGGCGCCGCCACCCCGGCCGCCGCCGACACCAGCCCGTCGCCGTCCCCGTCGCTCCCGTCCGCCCTGTTCGGCGACGGCGACCCCCAGTACGACGGCGTCTGGCGCCAGTCGCTCGCGCTGCTCGCCCAGCACACGGTGGGTGCCGAGCCGTCGAAGGCGGCCGTCGACTGGCTCACCGGGCAGCAGTGCGCCGACGGCTCCTTCGCCCCGTACCGCGCCGACACCGGCAAGCCGTGCGACGAGAAGTCCATGGTCGACACCAACCAGACCGCCGCCGCCGTCCAGGCCCTCGCCGCCCTCGGCGGCCACGACGACGTGACCGGGAAGGCCGTCGACTGGCTGAAGAAGGCGCAGAACGCGGACGGCGGCTGGGGCTACACGGCCGGCGGCGCCAGCGACACCAACTCCACCTCCGTCGTCATAGGCGCGCTCGCCGCCGCGGGCGAGAAGCCGGCCGAGGTGAAGAAGGACGGCAAGTCCCCCTACGACGCCCTGCTGAAGCTGGCGCTCCCCTGCGACGGCGACGACGCGGGCGCCTTCGCCTTCCAGCCCGGCAAGAAGGGCGAACTGGTCGCCAACGCCGACGCCACGGCGGCGGGTGTGACCGGCTCGCTGGGCAAGGGCCTGGTGACCGGCGCGGGCAGCAGCGGCGACACGGCCGCCGGGTGCGAGAAGGCCGGCGGCCCCGAGCAGGCCGCCGCCAACGGCGCCGCCTACCTCACGGACGCCCTCGCCGAGAAGGGCCACCTCACCTCCGCGCTGGCCGGCGCCGAGGACCAGCCCGACTACGGCAACACCGCCGACGCGGTGGTCGCGCTCGCCGCGCAGGGCGCCACCGACCAAGCGGCGAAGTCCCTGGCCTGGCTGCAGAAGAACGCCGCCGACTGGGCCTCCCAGAGCGGCCCCGCCGCCTACGCCCAGCTGATCTTCGCCGCCCACGCGACCGGCGCCGACCCGCGCGACTTCGGCGGCACGGACCTGGTGAAGCAGCTCGGCGCGACCGGCCCGGCCGCCGCCGAGAAGTCCGGCCGGGCCGCGCAGGACGAGAAGAAGAAGGACGAGGAGTCCGACTCCGGCCTCGGCGTCTGGTGGTTCGTGGGTGTCTGCCTGGTCGCCGGCATCGGCATCGGCTTCCTGATCAGCGGCCGCGCGAAGCGGCAGCAGCCGTGA
- a CDS encoding SCO2322 family protein: MTRRLTVLFLAALLPLLAGAGPAGAAGYRYWSFWEQDGTAWTYATMGPSSTRPADGDVHGFRFSVSEDSSDAAKPRGTADFDAICAKTPARDGEKRVALVVDFGTPADAPSGETPPAGRTACARVAEDATTADALASVAKPLRYDTNALLCAISGYPEKGCGEQLSAEAEKEGKPADSGPSLGLIAGITLVALLATAAIWQTRRRAN, encoded by the coding sequence GTGACACGCCGGCTGACCGTCCTGTTCCTGGCCGCGCTCCTGCCCCTGCTGGCGGGCGCGGGCCCGGCGGGGGCCGCCGGCTACCGCTACTGGTCCTTCTGGGAACAGGACGGCACGGCATGGACGTACGCCACCATGGGCCCGTCCTCGACCCGCCCCGCCGACGGCGACGTCCACGGCTTCCGCTTCTCCGTCAGCGAGGACTCCTCCGACGCGGCGAAGCCCCGCGGCACCGCCGACTTCGACGCCATCTGCGCGAAGACCCCGGCGCGGGACGGCGAGAAGCGCGTGGCCCTGGTCGTCGACTTCGGGACGCCCGCCGACGCCCCGTCCGGCGAAACCCCGCCGGCCGGCCGCACCGCCTGCGCCCGGGTCGCCGAGGACGCCACCACTGCCGACGCCCTCGCCTCGGTCGCCAAACCCCTCCGCTACGACACCAACGCCCTGCTCTGCGCGATATCGGGCTACCCGGAGAAGGGCTGCGGCGAGCAGCTCTCCGCGGAAGCGGAAAAGGAGGGCAAGCCCGCCGACTCCGGCCCGTCCCTGGGCCTCATCGCCGGAATCACCCTGGTAGCCCTCCTCGCCACCGCAGCCATCTGGCAGACCCGCCGCCGTGCCAACTGA
- a CDS encoding energy-coupling factor transporter transmembrane component T, producing the protein MPTDGAQPRPHSCGQSSRPSCGQSCRWGGTGGRSGTRQTPVETPTPAQHQHPHRTPQLHPGAWWLWALALGTAATRTTNPLLLTLLLTVSAYVVATRRPHTPWSRSYGAFVKLAAAVLLIRLAFAVVLGSPIPGTHVLLHLPEVPLPHWAQGIRLGGRVTAEALTFALYDALRLATLLVCVGAANALANPSRLLKSLPGALYEMGVAVVVALTFAPHLIADVRRLRAARRLRGRPDRGVRGLLQVGLPVLEGALERSVALAAAMDARGYGRTAQVPPAVRRTTAALTLGGLLGVCAGTYGLLTADGGAYGLPVLLVGVAAALAGLWLGGRRTLRTRYRPDRWDVRAWLVTASGAAVAAALTLAATRDPAALHPGVVPLVAPTLPLWPAAAVLIGLLPAFITPAPEATDTRKEPA; encoded by the coding sequence GTGCCAACTGACGGCGCCCAGCCACGCCCCCACAGCTGCGGGCAGTCATCCCGCCCCAGCTGCGGGCAGTCGTGCCGCTGGGGCGGCACGGGTGGGCGCAGCGGCACCCGGCAAACGCCGGTAGAGACACCCACCCCCGCCCAGCACCAGCACCCCCACCGCACCCCCCAACTCCACCCCGGAGCCTGGTGGCTCTGGGCCCTCGCCCTCGGCACGGCCGCCACCCGCACCACCAACCCCCTCCTCCTCACCCTCCTCCTCACCGTCTCCGCCTACGTCGTGGCCACCCGCCGCCCCCACACCCCCTGGTCCCGCTCCTACGGCGCCTTCGTCAAGCTCGCCGCGGCCGTCCTCCTCATCCGCCTCGCCTTCGCCGTGGTCCTCGGCTCCCCCATCCCCGGCACGCACGTCCTCCTGCACCTCCCCGAAGTCCCCCTCCCGCACTGGGCCCAGGGCATCCGCCTCGGCGGCAGGGTCACCGCCGAGGCGCTGACCTTCGCCCTGTACGACGCCCTCCGCCTCGCCACCCTGCTCGTCTGCGTGGGCGCGGCCAACGCCCTCGCCAACCCCTCCCGCCTCCTCAAGTCCCTGCCGGGCGCCCTGTACGAGATGGGCGTCGCCGTCGTCGTGGCCCTGACCTTCGCGCCCCACCTCATCGCCGACGTCCGGCGGCTGCGCGCGGCCCGCCGCCTGCGCGGCCGCCCCGACCGCGGCGTACGCGGACTGCTCCAGGTCGGACTCCCCGTCCTGGAGGGCGCGCTGGAGCGCTCGGTCGCCCTCGCCGCCGCGATGGACGCCCGCGGGTACGGCCGTACCGCCCAGGTCCCGCCCGCCGTGCGCCGGACCACCGCCGCCCTCACCCTCGGCGGTCTGCTCGGCGTCTGCGCGGGAACGTACGGACTGCTCACCGCCGACGGCGGCGCGTACGGCCTGCCCGTCCTCCTGGTGGGTGTCGCCGCCGCGCTCGCGGGCCTGTGGCTCGGCGGCCGGCGCACCCTGCGCACCCGTTACCGCCCCGACCGCTGGGACGTCCGCGCCTGGCTGGTCACCGCCTCCGGGGCCGCCGTGGCCGCCGCGCTGACCCTCGCCGCCACCCGCGATCCGGCGGCGCTGCACCCCGGTGTGGTCCCGCTCGTCGCCCCCACCCTCCCGCTGTGGCCGGCGGCGGCCGTCCTGATCGGCCTGCTCCCCGCCTTCATCACCCCCGCCCCCGAGGCCACGGACACCCGCAAGGAGCCGGCATGA
- a CDS encoding ABC transporter ATP-binding protein translates to MIRFENMSVTYDGMAEPAVRDVDFEVPEGELVLLVGPSGVGKSTVLGAVSGLVPHFTGGTLHGRVTVAGRDTRTHKPRELADVVGTVGQDPLSHFVTDTVEDELAYGMESLGLAPDVMRRRVEETLDLLGLAGLRGRPLATLSGGQQQRVAIGSVLTPHPRVLVLDEPTSALDPAAAEEVLAVLQRLVHDLGTTVLMAEHRLERVIQYADQVALLPGPGERPRLGAPSEVMAVSPVHPPVVGLGRLAGWSPLPLTVRDARRRAAPLRDRLAASQPRRDDGAPTPPAPRAPGSRLFRRAKPDSSAPAPVAEVRSLAVRRDRVQALRHVDLTVTPGETIALMGRNGAGKSTLLGALVGLVAPSSGAVRTGDAAPHRTRPRDLVRRVGLVPQEPRDLLYADTVAAECAAADEDAGAEPGTCRALLSELLPAVADDTHPRDLSEGQRLTLALAVVLTARPPLLLLDEPTRGLDYAAKSRLVAILRGLAAEGHAIVLATHDVELAAELAHRVVLLAEGEVIADGPAAEVVVASPSFAPQVAKILAPQHWLTVSQVREALR, encoded by the coding sequence ATGATCCGCTTCGAGAACATGTCGGTGACGTACGACGGAATGGCCGAACCCGCCGTCCGCGACGTCGACTTCGAGGTCCCGGAGGGCGAACTGGTCCTCCTCGTCGGCCCGTCCGGCGTCGGCAAGTCCACGGTGCTGGGCGCGGTGAGCGGCCTGGTCCCGCACTTCACCGGCGGCACCCTGCACGGCAGGGTCACGGTCGCCGGACGCGACACCCGCACCCACAAGCCGCGTGAACTCGCCGATGTCGTGGGCACGGTGGGGCAGGACCCGCTCTCGCACTTCGTGACCGACACGGTCGAGGACGAACTCGCCTACGGCATGGAGTCGTTGGGCCTGGCGCCGGACGTGATGCGGCGCAGGGTGGAGGAGACGCTGGACCTGCTCGGCCTCGCCGGGCTCCGCGGCCGCCCCCTCGCCACCCTCTCCGGCGGCCAGCAGCAGCGGGTCGCCATCGGCTCGGTCCTCACCCCGCATCCCCGGGTGCTGGTGCTGGACGAGCCGACGTCCGCGCTGGACCCCGCGGCGGCCGAGGAGGTCCTCGCGGTCCTCCAGCGCCTCGTCCACGACCTGGGCACCACGGTCCTGATGGCCGAACACCGCCTGGAACGCGTCATCCAGTACGCCGACCAGGTCGCGCTGCTGCCGGGTCCCGGCGAGCGCCCCCGGCTCGGCGCCCCGTCGGAGGTGATGGCGGTCTCCCCCGTCCACCCCCCGGTGGTGGGCCTGGGCCGTCTGGCCGGCTGGTCCCCCCTCCCGCTGACGGTCCGGGACGCCCGGCGCCGGGCGGCCCCGTTGCGCGACCGGCTGGCCGCCTCGCAGCCGCGGCGGGACGACGGCGCGCCCACGCCCCCCGCTCCGCGCGCCCCGGGGAGCCGTCTGTTCCGGCGTGCGAAGCCGGACAGTTCCGCACCCGCCCCCGTCGCCGAGGTCCGCTCCCTCGCCGTGCGCCGCGACCGCGTCCAGGCGCTGCGCCATGTCGACCTGACCGTCACCCCCGGCGAGACGATCGCCCTGATGGGACGCAACGGCGCCGGGAAGTCGACGCTGCTGGGCGCGCTCGTGGGCCTGGTCGCGCCGTCCTCCGGCGCGGTCCGCACCGGCGACGCGGCGCCCCACCGCACCCGCCCCCGCGACCTGGTCCGCCGTGTCGGCCTCGTCCCGCAGGAACCCCGCGACCTCCTGTACGCCGACACGGTCGCCGCGGAGTGCGCGGCCGCAGACGAGGACGCGGGCGCCGAACCGGGCACCTGCCGGGCCCTGCTGAGCGAACTGCTCCCCGCGGTGGCCGACGACACCCACCCCCGTGACCTGTCCGAGGGCCAGCGGCTGACCCTCGCCCTCGCGGTCGTCCTCACCGCCCGTCCGCCCCTGCTCCTCCTCGACGAGCCGACCCGCGGCCTGGACTACGCGGCGAAGTCCCGCCTGGTGGCGATCCTGCGGGGACTGGCCGCCGAGGGCCACGCGATCGTGCTGGCCACGCACGACGTGGAGCTGGCCGCGGAACTCGCCCACCGGGTGGTGCTGCTCGCCGAGGGCGAGGTCATCGCGGACGGTCCGGCGGCGGAGGTGGTCGTGGCGTCCCCGTCGTTCGCCCCGCAGGTGGCGAAGATCCTCGCCCCGCAGCACTGGCTCACGGTCTCCCAGGTCCGGGAGGCCCTGCGATGA
- a CDS encoding ECF transporter S component: MTGTDDTRRRARAIRLGPRSWAALALVSAVGVAGVGWPFLAPPDSALNAHSQDAPWLFAGLLVLLVAVVAATISESGLGPKAVAMLGVLAATGAALRPIGAGTAGLEPMFFLMVLSGRVLGPGFGFVLGSVTMFASALLTGGVGPWLPFQMLSMGWFTMGAGFLPGADRLRGRAELWLLAVYGFLAAFAYGTVMNMAGWPFMGTLASNISFDPDASVPANLARFLTYCLATSLGWDLGRALVTVALTLAVGTPVLKALRRATRRAAFEASVTFAAHPERRSLDGPRPRG, from the coding sequence ATGACCGGCACGGACGACACCCGGCGCCGGGCCAGGGCGATCCGTCTGGGACCGCGCTCGTGGGCGGCGCTGGCCCTGGTGAGCGCGGTGGGCGTGGCGGGGGTCGGCTGGCCCTTCCTCGCCCCGCCCGACTCCGCGCTGAACGCCCACTCCCAGGACGCCCCGTGGCTCTTCGCGGGTCTGCTGGTCCTCCTGGTGGCGGTCGTGGCCGCGACGATCTCGGAATCGGGGCTGGGCCCGAAAGCGGTGGCGATGCTGGGCGTGCTGGCCGCGACCGGGGCGGCGCTGCGGCCCATCGGCGCGGGCACGGCCGGTCTGGAGCCGATGTTCTTCCTGATGGTGCTCAGCGGCCGGGTCCTCGGCCCCGGCTTCGGCTTCGTCCTCGGCTCGGTGACGATGTTCGCGTCCGCCCTGCTGACGGGCGGTGTCGGCCCCTGGCTGCCGTTCCAGATGCTGTCGATGGGCTGGTTCACGATGGGCGCGGGGTTCCTGCCGGGCGCCGACCGGCTGCGGGGCCGCGCCGAGCTCTGGCTGCTCGCGGTCTACGGCTTCCTGGCGGCCTTCGCCTACGGCACGGTGATGAACATGGCGGGCTGGCCCTTCATGGGCACCCTCGCCTCGAACATCTCCTTCGACCCGGACGCGTCGGTCCCGGCCAACCTGGCCCGCTTCCTGACGTACTGCCTGGCCACGTCCCTGGGCTGGGACCTGGGCAGGGCGCTGGTCACGGTCGCCCTGACCCTCGCCGTCGGCACCCCGGTCCTGAAGGCCCTGCGCCGCGCCACCCGCCGGGCGGCCTTCGAGGCGTCCGTCACCTTCGCCGCTCACCCGGAGCGACGGTCACTCGACGGACCGCGCCCGAGGGGGTGA
- a CDS encoding aggregation-promoting factor C-terminal-like domain-containing protein, producing the protein MSAVSVLRTVATPKKALAGAVLSAAACGTLMAAAPAQAATTGGATPAQSTAKKMIGDSAQYQCFSKIVQHESNWNHRATNASSGAYGLVQALPGSKMASAGSDWKTNPATQIQWGLDYMKDRYGSPCGAWDFWQSNGWY; encoded by the coding sequence GTGTCCGCCGTCTCCGTCCTCCGCACCGTCGCCACCCCGAAGAAGGCGCTCGCCGGCGCCGTGCTCTCCGCCGCCGCCTGCGGCACGCTGATGGCAGCCGCACCCGCGCAGGCCGCGACCACGGGAGGGGCCACCCCGGCCCAGTCGACCGCGAAGAAGATGATCGGCGACTCGGCGCAGTACCAGTGCTTCTCGAAGATCGTCCAGCACGAGAGCAACTGGAACCACCGCGCGACCAACGCCTCCAGCGGCGCCTACGGCCTGGTCCAGGCCCTGCCCGGCTCCAAGATGGCCTCGGCGGGCTCCGACTGGAAAACCAACCCCGCCACGCAGATCCAGTGGGGTCTCGACTACATGAAGGACCGTTACGGCAGCCCCTGCGGCGCCTGGGACTTCTGGCAGTCCAACGGCTGGTACTGA